CGCGCCCGGCGGCTGGCTGTTCACCGGCATCCCGCTGGTCGGACTGCTCGTCCCGGCCGCCGTGTTCGGCCTGCCCTGGCTGTTCGACGCGACCCGCTCCGACACCCGGCGGATCGAACGGCTGGAGGCGCTCGCCGAGTGGACCCAGCGCCTGGCCGACGTGCTGCTGCTCGGCGTCGGCCTGAACCAGGCGATCATGACCAGTCGGCGCACCGCGCCGGTCGCGCTGGAGACCGAGATCGCCGACCTGGCGGCCCGGTTGCAGTCCCGCTGGCGGCCGGAGGACGCGCTGCGCGCCTTCGGCGACCAGGTCGCCGACTCGACCGCGGACAAGGTGCTCGCCGCCCTCGTGCTGCGGGCCGGTGACAGCGGCCCCGGCCTGGCCCGGGCGCTGGCGGACATGGCGGAGTCGGTGCGCGAGGAGGTCCGGCAGCGGCGTGCCATCGAGGCGGACCGCTCCAAGCACCGCACCACGATCCGCTGGATGGTCGGCATCATCCTGCTGGTCATCGTCATCGGGGCGTTCAACTCCCACTACACCGCGCCCTATTCGACGGTGCTGGGCCAACTGGTGCTGGCCGTCGTGGCGGTGGCGTTCGTGGCGGTGATCGCCTGGATGCGCTCGCTGGCCCGGCACACCCCGCTGCCCCGGGTGCTGGAACCCGACCGCCGCTCCAAGACCGGCCGGCTGCCCGGCCGGAGCGCCGCCGGGGAGAACGCGGGAACCGAGGACGAACCACTGGTGAAGGAGGCCGGATGATCTCCCCCTGGGCGGTCCTGGCCGGCGGCGCCGCGGCCGGCGGCGTGGCCCTGCTGCTCGCCGAACTCCGGCCCGCACCACCGGACCTGGGCCAGGCCCTGGACCGGCTGCACCGCGTTCCCGAACCGCGCCGGCCCGAGGACGCGGACGCCGCGCTGCCCTGGTACGACCGGGTCGGCGAAGGGTCGGCGCGACTGCCCGGGGTGCGCGTCCCGCACCGGGAGCTCGCCCTGATCGGCCGCAGCCCGGCCCGCTTCATGGCGCACAAACTGCTGTTCGCCGTGCTCGGGTTCGCGCTGCCCGGCTACCTGTCGGTGATGGCCGCCGTGATCGGCGACGGCCTGCCGCCGGCCGTCCCGCTGCTGGTCGGACCACTGCTGGCCGGGCTGCTCTGGTTCGTCCCCGACGGCATCGTGGCGGGCGAGGCCAAGGAGGCCCGCACCGAGTACCTGCACGGCATCGCCGCGTACCTCGAACTCGTCGCGCTGGAGCGGGCCGCCGACTGCGGGCCCGCCGAGGCGCTGCGCCGGGCCGCTGCGGTCGGGCGCGGCACCGTGTTTCGGCGGATCCGTGACGCCCTGGAGCGGGCCGCCACCGACCGGCTCCCGCCCTGGGACGGACTCGACGCGCTCGCCCAGGAGTTGGGCCTGACCCCGCTCCAGGACGTCGCCGACATCATGCGGATCTCCGGCGTCGACGGCGCCGCCGTCTACGACACCCTGCGGGCCCGCGCCAAGAGCCTGCGCGGCGAACTGCTCTCCGAGGAACTCGCCAAGGCCAACACCGACAGCGAGCGGATGGTCGCCCCCGGCTCCGCCCTGACCCTGCTGATGACCGTCCTGATCGCCTTCCCGGCGGTCTACCAGATGCTCAACACCACCTGACCGAGACCACCTGACCGACACCACCCGGCACCACCCGACCACCCGGCACCACCCGACCACCCGACCGAGCAGCGAACGAACAGCGCCACCCGCCTTCGCGCGGCACCTGCACCGAGTCCCTCCCCTCGAAGTCCTGGAGACCACACCATGGCCCGAATCCGCACCGTGGCGGCCGCCCTGCGGCCGCTGCTCCCGCTCCATCTCGTCCGACCCGCCGTCGAGTACCGCCTCGTCAAGCTGCGCGCCGCCCGCGAGTCCGGCGACCGCGGCGCGATCAGCATCGAACTCGCCCTCGCCG
The window above is part of the Kitasatospora sp. NA04385 genome. Proteins encoded here:
- a CDS encoding type II secretion system F family protein, translating into MLLLYVLCGLALAGGLVALAAGLRGRPVDEEERHNPLEGRLHTLWYGAPGTASPGMARLRRSQLVLALLGAPGGWLFTGIPLVGLLVPAAVFGLPWLFDATRSDTRRIERLEALAEWTQRLADVLLLGVGLNQAIMTSRRTAPVALETEIADLAARLQSRWRPEDALRAFGDQVADSTADKVLAALVLRAGDSGPGLARALADMAESVREEVRQRRAIEADRSKHRTTIRWMVGIILLVIVIGAFNSHYTAPYSTVLGQLVLAVVAVAFVAVIAWMRSLARHTPLPRVLEPDRRSKTGRLPGRSAAGENAGTEDEPLVKEAG